From one Streptomyces sp. NBC_01478 genomic stretch:
- a CDS encoding pre-toxin TG domain-containing protein: MTEVEVRVPIRLRLVGTPTAADLEKLEAAVARLVARRLAQAERALAGHGPTGHRAGAAQGPAERYESALDLPSDGYRLTSYQGPPRQVRVPVGRPATSPAATGPAVTGPQAQQAALHRIGRLLSRDLTDWAITDAEAREALRILRRLTPEDVVAVVQALRLSGKLAVLGEQLPSDADDELIDLQQKLDPNSGYLMPGDTVRVEVRLGEKRQEDVSRDCLLTTAGLTLPMLEHPLPVTGLLPAALPDRIVRAYLDALIYPDPAVRVAVVARGPRWAPRQGPTRGLLWYDSHPVRRSAADQAQFDKRRELFGYLAGTRLDDPLGRAAFIRYQAWIEQHYGTPEFLRQNGPDLWTAALKETGKPATPSVRARFLELAAVTQRGVRSLPGTEQAAVTGALGDYLSWLDRQSDADLVRHDPASVWARLYVRRLGARIREEVAAKVRREREAALDEAAKWDTEAAGRKLDQVIALLEKRVWKVREPYTEEDRQNRVGWLVWESEREKAVRDLIAREFLHEEIARMHEKSFTTTSAEQDFKAFLAAHPEEFNAYLVAQAYPETERYDIPPEDIPLWQTAIETAVSFIPVVGSIVAAGEASFGYDLFGHELSTTDRAILGAAVLLPAAAKVFKLGRAAVTVETMVRDYRLSAREADAAFRTLSGLKPGSKGARLLDDAAREVRAGRSVRDAGRLGELKELFTSVGLTDKATARELRAGAAETVLSGGAGRPGQEAADKYFLAEEVDQLVASIEEQRATRPSATGGARPTVDNVRVPVNKRTRLDIENLVRRAGETRQQALNRARQVIGRRLDTTPLGPVWERARAKVVGTRSLENATRQEMFDLYGRVRDEFWIQCKADSGAVDYLRDAGFSFPEKGRAPLIDVTDAPAGLGLPRAADIGVQERRISLDHNLEKALGENYRKAVDADNLTFELHNPNSNRETVQVKFNLRATPGVAE; encoded by the coding sequence ATGACGGAGGTCGAGGTGCGGGTGCCGATCCGACTGCGGCTGGTCGGCACCCCGACGGCGGCGGACCTGGAGAAGCTGGAGGCGGCCGTGGCCCGGCTGGTCGCGCGCCGGCTGGCGCAGGCCGAGCGCGCGCTTGCCGGGCACGGCCCGACCGGCCACCGGGCGGGCGCGGCGCAGGGCCCGGCGGAGCGCTACGAGTCGGCTCTCGACCTCCCGTCCGACGGCTACCGTCTGACGTCCTACCAGGGCCCTCCGCGCCAGGTCCGGGTTCCCGTCGGCCGACCCGCAACCAGCCCGGCCGCCACCGGCCCCGCCGTCACCGGGCCGCAGGCGCAGCAGGCCGCACTGCACCGGATCGGCCGGCTGCTCTCCCGCGACCTGACCGACTGGGCGATCACCGACGCCGAGGCCCGCGAGGCGCTGCGGATCCTGCGCCGGCTCACGCCGGAGGACGTGGTCGCGGTGGTGCAGGCCCTGCGGCTCAGCGGCAAGCTCGCGGTGCTCGGGGAGCAACTGCCGTCGGACGCGGACGACGAGCTGATCGACCTTCAGCAGAAACTCGACCCCAACTCCGGCTATCTGATGCCCGGTGACACCGTGCGGGTGGAGGTCCGGCTCGGCGAGAAGCGGCAGGAGGACGTCTCCCGGGACTGTCTGCTCACCACCGCCGGGCTGACGCTGCCGATGCTGGAACACCCGCTGCCGGTCACCGGCCTGCTGCCGGCCGCCCTGCCCGACCGGATCGTCCGGGCCTACCTGGACGCGCTGATCTACCCGGACCCCGCGGTCCGGGTGGCCGTGGTCGCCCGCGGACCGCGCTGGGCCCCGCGGCAGGGCCCCACCCGGGGGCTGCTGTGGTACGACTCGCACCCGGTGCGCCGCAGCGCCGCGGACCAGGCGCAGTTCGACAAGCGGCGCGAACTGTTCGGCTACCTCGCGGGCACCCGACTGGACGACCCGCTCGGCCGGGCCGCCTTCATCCGCTACCAAGCGTGGATCGAACAGCACTACGGCACACCGGAGTTCCTCCGGCAGAACGGCCCGGACCTGTGGACCGCCGCGCTGAAGGAGACCGGCAAGCCGGCCACGCCTTCGGTCAGGGCCAGGTTCCTGGAGCTGGCCGCGGTGACACAGCGCGGCGTCCGCTCGCTCCCGGGGACCGAGCAGGCCGCGGTGACCGGCGCGCTCGGCGACTACTTGTCCTGGCTGGACCGGCAGAGCGACGCCGACCTGGTCCGCCACGACCCGGCCTCGGTCTGGGCTCGGCTGTATGTGCGGCGGCTCGGTGCGCGGATCCGCGAGGAGGTGGCAGCGAAGGTCCGGCGGGAGCGGGAGGCGGCCCTCGACGAGGCGGCGAAGTGGGACACGGAGGCCGCGGGCCGCAAGCTCGACCAGGTGATCGCGCTCCTGGAGAAGCGGGTGTGGAAGGTCCGCGAACCGTACACGGAGGAGGACCGGCAGAACCGGGTCGGCTGGCTGGTGTGGGAGTCGGAGCGGGAGAAGGCCGTCCGCGATCTGATCGCCCGGGAGTTCCTGCACGAGGAGATCGCCCGGATGCACGAGAAGTCCTTCACCACGACCTCCGCCGAGCAGGACTTCAAGGCCTTTCTGGCCGCCCACCCGGAGGAGTTCAACGCCTACCTGGTCGCCCAGGCGTACCCGGAGACCGAGCGCTACGACATCCCGCCCGAGGACATCCCGCTCTGGCAGACGGCGATCGAGACCGCGGTGAGCTTCATCCCGGTGGTCGGCTCGATCGTCGCGGCGGGCGAGGCGTCTTTCGGCTACGACCTGTTCGGCCACGAGCTGAGCACCACGGACCGGGCGATCCTCGGCGCCGCGGTGCTGCTGCCGGCGGCCGCGAAGGTGTTCAAGCTGGGCCGGGCGGCGGTCACGGTGGAGACCATGGTCCGCGACTACCGGCTCTCCGCCCGTGAGGCCGACGCGGCCTTCCGGACCCTGTCCGGGCTCAAGCCCGGGTCGAAGGGCGCGCGGCTGCTCGACGACGCGGCGCGCGAGGTCAGGGCCGGGCGTTCCGTGCGCGACGCCGGACGGCTCGGCGAGCTCAAGGAGCTGTTCACGTCCGTGGGCCTGACCGACAAGGCCACCGCCCGGGAACTGCGGGCCGGGGCCGCCGAGACCGTGCTGTCGGGCGGCGCCGGCCGGCCGGGCCAGGAGGCCGCCGACAAGTACTTCCTCGCCGAGGAGGTGGACCAGTTGGTCGCCTCCATCGAGGAGCAGCGCGCCACCCGCCCGTCCGCCACCGGCGGCGCCCGGCCGACCGTCGACAACGTCCGCGTGCCCGTCAACAAACGCACCAGGCTCGACATCGAGAATCTGGTCCGCCGCGCCGGGGAAACCCGGCAGCAGGCCCTGAACCGGGCCCGCCAGGTGATCGGACGGCGTCTCGACACCACCCCTCTCGGCCCGGTCTGGGAGCGGGCCCGGGCCAAGGTGGTCGGCACACGGTCGCTGGAGAACGCGACCCGGCAGGAGATGTTCGACCTGTACGGACGGGTGCGCGACGAGTTCTGGATCCAGTGCAAGGCCGACTCCGGGGCGGTGGACTACCTCCGGGACGCCGGGTTCTCGTTCCCCGAGAAGGGCCGCGCGCCACTGATCGACGTGACGGACGCACCGGCCGGCCTCGGCCTGCCGCGGGCCGCCGACATCGGGGTGCAGGAGCGCCGGATCAGCCTCGACCACAACCTGGAGAAGGCTCTCGGCGAGAACTACCGCAAGGCCGTCGACGCCGACAACCTCACGTTCGAGCTGCACAACCCGAACAGCAACCGGGAGACCGTACAGGTCAAGTTCAACCTGCGGGCCACTCCGGGGGTGGCCGAGTGA
- a CDS encoding baseplate J/gp47 family protein: protein MADYGITERGFVRKEVHTLLDEARDRAKAAFGADVDLTGTSALMKVLQVTAAEDARLWRRLEDLYYAGFLSTAVGDDLDLLGEDLGVRRPYLTSVGEVTLTVRDPLPERVYVLPEGTVLVTAAPVIAFHTTATVRLSAASDTATVGARAFVAGPGGDVAANQVVAIDPDYQAHYLSVAPPTTFAVANPRGFTGGSGQEDDETYRSRLLGRSRTMWTPAAVREAVLSVPGVVDVLLSDPLGGVDVSQSYFGVFPFDQRLFSDERRIGEPYFFSVVVAHEFARPWRTEGSVTGLFEQVTAAIDRVRPVGIHPQVVEADHIEVGLRARLVTQPGYDAQVLVGALTERLAVDIGGLALGGDVLYSQVMRALVEQPGVSDVQDLRLRRCPPVFGRITLGGVPFATDPVEAGPGENLAMGPTEIAVFTIDSALLDLEVMPR, encoded by the coding sequence ATGGCCGACTACGGGATCACCGAACGCGGCTTCGTCCGCAAGGAGGTCCACACGCTGCTCGACGAGGCCAGGGACCGGGCGAAGGCCGCCTTCGGCGCGGACGTCGACCTGACCGGCACCAGCGCGCTGATGAAGGTCCTCCAGGTCACCGCCGCCGAGGACGCCCGGCTGTGGCGGCGGCTGGAGGACCTGTACTACGCGGGCTTCCTGTCCACCGCGGTCGGCGACGACCTCGACCTGCTGGGCGAGGACCTCGGGGTGCGGCGCCCGTACCTGACCTCCGTCGGCGAGGTGACCCTCACCGTCCGCGACCCGCTGCCCGAGCGGGTGTACGTCCTGCCCGAGGGCACGGTGCTGGTCACCGCAGCCCCGGTGATCGCCTTCCACACCACCGCCACCGTCCGGCTCAGCGCCGCCTCGGACACCGCGACGGTCGGCGCGCGGGCCTTCGTCGCCGGTCCGGGCGGCGATGTGGCGGCGAACCAGGTCGTCGCGATCGACCCGGACTATCAGGCGCACTACCTCAGCGTCGCCCCGCCGACCACCTTCGCGGTGGCCAACCCGCGCGGGTTCACCGGTGGTTCCGGGCAGGAGGACGACGAGACCTACCGGAGCCGGCTGCTCGGCCGCTCCCGCACCATGTGGACGCCGGCCGCGGTGCGCGAAGCGGTGCTGTCCGTGCCCGGCGTGGTGGACGTGCTGCTGTCCGACCCGCTCGGCGGGGTGGACGTCTCGCAGAGCTACTTCGGCGTCTTCCCCTTCGACCAGCGGCTGTTCAGCGACGAACGGCGGATCGGCGAGCCGTACTTCTTCAGTGTGGTGGTCGCCCACGAGTTCGCCCGGCCCTGGCGCACCGAAGGGTCGGTGACCGGTCTGTTCGAGCAGGTGACCGCGGCGATCGACCGGGTCCGCCCGGTCGGCATCCATCCGCAGGTCGTCGAGGCCGACCACATCGAGGTCGGTCTGCGGGCCCGCCTGGTCACCCAACCCGGCTACGACGCTCAGGTGTTGGTCGGGGCGCTGACCGAACGGCTGGCCGTCGACATCGGCGGCCTCGCGCTCGGCGGTGACGTCCTCTACAGCCAGGTCATGCGCGCCCTGGTCGAACAGCCCGGAGTCAGCGACGTCCAGGACCTGCGGCTGCGCCGCTGCCCTCCGGTCTTCGGCCGCATCACCCTCGGCGGCGTCCCCTTCGCCACCGACCCGGTGGAGGCCGGCCCCGGTGAGAACCTCGCCATGGGTCCCACCGAGATCGCCGTCTTCACCATCGACTCGGCCCTCCTGGACCTGGAGGTGATGCCCCGATGA